A region of Myxococcus stipitatus DSM 14675 DNA encodes the following proteins:
- a CDS encoding glutathione S-transferase family protein translates to MKVYGHPGSIYTRMVLATLAEKGHEAEFVLVDLPTGAHKLPEHLARHPFGVVPAFEDNDGFSLYESQAIIRYLDRKLEGPSLVPSQPRACAVMEQSISVGLNYFAPNAFKVIWEKFLKQFMGGGVVDEAVVMAGRQGMEKVFALIDPTLARQPFLAGDAVSLADVTWMPFMAYLFPAGEEDTVARYKNVAAWWERTSSRPAWRKVTGE, encoded by the coding sequence ATGAAAGTCTACGGCCACCCGGGCAGCATCTACACGCGCATGGTCCTCGCCACGTTGGCGGAGAAGGGGCATGAGGCGGAGTTCGTCCTCGTCGACCTGCCGACGGGGGCGCACAAGCTGCCGGAGCACCTGGCTCGCCACCCGTTCGGCGTGGTCCCCGCGTTCGAGGACAACGACGGCTTCTCGCTCTACGAGTCGCAGGCCATCATCCGCTATCTGGACCGCAAGCTGGAGGGACCGTCGCTGGTGCCGTCCCAGCCGCGCGCCTGTGCCGTGATGGAGCAGTCCATCAGCGTGGGGTTGAACTACTTCGCGCCGAACGCCTTCAAGGTCATCTGGGAGAAGTTCCTGAAGCAGTTCATGGGGGGCGGCGTCGTGGATGAGGCCGTGGTGATGGCGGGGCGCCAGGGGATGGAGAAGGTGTTCGCCCTCATCGACCCGACGCTGGCGCGGCAGCCGTTCCTCGCGGGCGATGCAGTCTCGCTCGCCGACGTGACGTGGATGCCCTTCATGGCGTACCTCTTCCCCGCGGGAGAGGAGGACACGGTGGCCCGGTACAAGAACGTGGCCGCGTGGTGGGAGCGCACGAGCAGCCGTCCCGCGTGGCGGAAGGTCACCGGCGAGTAG
- a CDS encoding GNAT family N-acetyltransferase: MTVSVQDFEPALMNQVGPLCARAFDDYPFLAELFPGSSEKRAHVSSAFYIGCVKDSLTHGVVHVTVDNGRLTGLASWLRPGAYPPSLRRQAVYLPTLWAGLRHFPSRARLALQALARLDRYHPPTPPHWYLDVIAVDPAYQGRGLGARLMRAGLELAEQTRAPCFLETAKASNRDWYQGFGFELQRTEPCFDGGPPQWFMWRPSSSSGAGHAESSETPAPRLRSV; encoded by the coding sequence ATGACGGTCAGCGTCCAGGACTTCGAACCCGCGTTGATGAACCAGGTGGGCCCGCTGTGCGCGCGGGCCTTCGATGACTACCCCTTCCTCGCGGAGCTGTTCCCGGGCTCCTCCGAGAAGCGGGCCCACGTGTCCTCGGCGTTCTACATCGGCTGCGTGAAGGACTCGCTGACACACGGCGTGGTGCACGTCACCGTCGACAACGGACGACTCACGGGCCTCGCGTCGTGGCTCCGTCCAGGCGCCTATCCACCGTCGCTCCGCAGACAGGCGGTCTACCTGCCCACCCTCTGGGCCGGACTGCGTCACTTCCCGAGCCGCGCGCGACTGGCCCTCCAAGCCCTGGCGCGACTGGACCGCTACCACCCTCCCACGCCGCCCCACTGGTACCTGGATGTCATCGCCGTGGACCCGGCCTACCAAGGGCGCGGGCTGGGGGCTCGGCTGATGCGCGCGGGGCTGGAATTGGCCGAGCAGACTCGCGCTCCGTGCTTCCTGGAGACGGCCAAGGCCTCCAATCGCGACTGGTACCAAGGCTTCGGCTTCGAGCTCCAGCGCACCGAGCCCTGCTTCGACGGAGGTCCTCCCCAGTGGTTCATGTGGCGGCCCTCGTCATCGAGCGGCGCCGGGCATGCCGAATCCTCGGAGACACCCGCGCCTCGGCTCCGCTCGGTGTAG